In Burkholderia sp. NRF60-BP8, a single window of DNA contains:
- the motA gene encoding flagellar motor stator protein MotA produces the protein MLIIVGTLVTLLSVFGGYALAGGHLGALIQPVEILMIVGAGVGAFILGNGGKTIKATLRVLPTLFKGSKYTKDVYMELMALLYVLLAKARKEGTLTLEADIDDPQKSPIFTQYPKILADHHIVEFLTDYLRLMVGGNMNAFEIESLMDEEIETHHAEGEGPAHALMRVGDAMPAFGIVAAVMGVVHTMASADKPPAVLGAMIAQALVGTFLGILLSYGLIGPLASLAEQRVAESTKMFQCIKVTILATLNGYAPAIAVEFGRKVLFSTERPSFSELEEHVRRVKAK, from the coding sequence GTGCTGATTATCGTGGGAACACTCGTGACGCTGTTGTCCGTCTTCGGCGGTTATGCGCTGGCAGGCGGGCATCTGGGCGCCTTGATCCAGCCGGTCGAGATCCTGATGATCGTGGGCGCCGGCGTCGGTGCGTTCATCCTCGGCAACGGCGGCAAGACCATCAAGGCCACGCTGCGCGTGCTGCCGACGCTCTTCAAGGGCTCGAAATACACGAAGGACGTCTATATGGAGCTGATGGCGCTTCTTTACGTGCTGCTCGCGAAGGCACGCAAGGAAGGCACGCTGACGCTCGAGGCCGACATCGACGATCCGCAAAAGAGCCCGATCTTCACGCAATACCCGAAGATCCTCGCCGATCACCACATCGTCGAATTCCTGACCGACTACCTGCGCCTGATGGTGGGCGGCAACATGAACGCGTTCGAGATCGAAAGCCTGATGGACGAGGAGATCGAGACGCACCACGCGGAAGGCGAAGGCCCGGCGCACGCGCTGATGCGCGTCGGCGACGCGATGCCGGCGTTCGGCATCGTCGCGGCCGTGATGGGCGTCGTGCACACGATGGCGTCGGCCGACAAGCCGCCCGCGGTGCTGGGCGCGATGATCGCGCAGGCGCTGGTCGGCACGTTCCTCGGGATCCTGCTGTCGTACGGGCTGATCGGGCCGCTCGCGAGCCTCGCGGAGCAGCGCGTCGCCGAGTCGACCAAGATGTTCCAGTGCATCAAGGTGACGATCCTCGCGACGCTGAACGGCTATGCGCCGGCGATCGCGGTCGAGTTCGGCCGCAAGGTGCTGTTCTCCACCGAGCGCCCGTCGTTCTCCGAGCTCGAAGAACATGTGCGCCGCGTGAAGGCGAAGTGA
- the motB gene encoding flagellar motor protein MotB: MSKSKDRAIVVKRVAPAKKGHHGGAWKLAYADFMTAMMAFFLLMWLLSSVTPVQLKGIAEYFNMPLKAAILGSGDRSSQDSSIINGGGRDLSSVDAGTLRRTDGTTSLAERVAKPVDEHAQAQAQGALERLEQARLHDLQIKLMAAIEANPTLRQFKQQIRIDSTLMGLRIEIVDTQKRPMFAMSSDHVEPYMRDILREIGKTLNDVPNRIIVQGHTDAVPYAGGEGGYSNWELSADRANASRRELISGGMDEAKVLRVLGLASTQNLNKADPLDPENRRISVIVLNRKSEEALMRDDATTTTLSADAAGSKLLAQQLGGPAPAVRPVVASAVAVTPKP; this comes from the coding sequence ATGAGCAAGAGCAAGGATCGCGCGATCGTCGTCAAGCGGGTGGCCCCGGCGAAGAAGGGCCACCACGGCGGCGCATGGAAGCTCGCGTACGCGGACTTCATGACCGCGATGATGGCGTTCTTCCTGCTGATGTGGCTGCTGAGTTCGGTCACGCCGGTGCAGCTGAAGGGGATCGCCGAATACTTCAACATGCCGCTGAAGGCCGCGATTCTCGGCAGCGGCGACCGCAGCTCGCAGGACTCGAGCATCATCAACGGCGGCGGCCGCGACCTGTCGAGCGTCGACGCCGGCACGCTGCGCCGCACCGACGGCACGACGTCGCTCGCCGAGCGCGTCGCGAAGCCGGTCGACGAGCATGCGCAAGCACAGGCGCAGGGCGCGCTCGAACGGCTCGAGCAGGCGCGCCTGCACGACCTGCAGATCAAGCTGATGGCCGCGATCGAGGCCAATCCGACGCTGCGCCAGTTCAAGCAGCAGATCCGCATCGATTCGACGCTGATGGGGCTGCGCATCGAGATCGTCGATACGCAGAAGCGGCCGATGTTCGCGATGTCGAGCGACCACGTCGAGCCGTACATGCGCGACATCCTGCGCGAGATCGGCAAGACGCTGAACGACGTGCCGAACCGGATCATCGTCCAGGGTCATACCGACGCCGTGCCGTACGCGGGCGGCGAGGGCGGCTACAGCAACTGGGAGCTGTCGGCCGATCGCGCGAACGCGTCGCGCCGCGAGCTGATCTCCGGCGGCATGGACGAGGCGAAAGTGCTGCGCGTGCTGGGCCTCGCATCGACGCAGAACCTGAACAAGGCCGATCCGCTCGATCCGGAAAACCGCCGGATCAGCGTGATCGTGCTGAATCGCAAATCCGAAGAAGCGCTGATGCGCGACGACGCGACGACGACGACGCTGTCCGCCGACGCGGCCGGTTCGAAGCTGCTCGCGCAGCAGCTCGGCGGCCCGGCGCCGGCGGTGCGTCCGGTCGTGGCGAGCGCCGTCGCCGTGACGCCGAAACCCTGA
- a CDS encoding response regulator, giving the protein MIRTILAIDDSATMRALLQATLAQAGYDVTVAPDGEAGFDMAATAPYDLVLTDQNMPRKSGLEVIAALRKLSAYADTPILVLTTEGSDAFKDAARDAGATGWIEKPIDPGVLVDLVATLSEPAAS; this is encoded by the coding sequence ATGATCCGAACCATTCTCGCCATCGACGACTCCGCGACCATGCGTGCGCTGCTGCAGGCCACGCTTGCGCAGGCCGGCTACGACGTGACGGTGGCGCCGGACGGCGAAGCCGGCTTCGACATGGCGGCGACGGCGCCGTACGACCTGGTCCTGACCGACCAGAACATGCCGCGCAAGAGCGGGCTCGAGGTGATCGCCGCGCTGCGCAAGCTGAGCGCGTACGCGGACACGCCGATCCTCGTGCTGACGACCGAGGGCAGCGACGCGTTCAAGGACGCCGCACGCGACGCGGGCGCGACCGGCTGGATCGAAAAGCCGATCGACCCGGGCGTGCTGGTCGATCTGGTCGCCACGCTGTCCGAGCCGGCTGCCTCCTGA